The Candidatus Hydrogenedentota bacterium genome includes a window with the following:
- a CDS encoding response regulator has protein sequence MMTSPAEFSPGRTDILIVDDNPENLKVLGDFLVEQGYQVRAARDGRQALASVLAQPPALVLLDIHMPVLDGYETCRQMKAIEGFEDTPVIFLSALGETFNKVKAFECGGSDYMTKPFELEEVRVRVANHLQSSLLLAESKAGFRASFEQSAAGMAHVRVEGELFAVNRRLCEMLGYTREELLARGVGELFEDASADYIRGCLNELRNGDCERTAAEVRARRKSGEALWCRIAISLVQISPGTAPYVAALFEDISERKRAEGDRWRLAAALEQAPDAIAIVDLDWKVVYANAAYLGVTGHDRDEVLGGLLPLADPRANEHADEIRALVGTGGVWRGRGRGVRRTGERFTEEQTLAPLRGSEGEVINYVAILRDITRQVGLEEQLRQSQKMEAIGTLAAGIAHDFNNLLAAIGGFTELALDDVPDESEAGVCLREVTGATRRATELVRQILAFGRHSEYTIRPVLIQDVAREVLRLLRRTIPPHIDIQPDVDDSCSPVLADATAIHQVMMNLGTNAFHAMQESGGVLGIRVTQVDVGAEAILGSPDLNPGLYVRIDVSDTGHGMDEQVRQRIFEPYFTTKERGDGTGLGLATVHGIVAELSGAIHVYSEPNMGSTFSVLLPANPQATHGEGDDSRSGREIGGGERILFIDDEHTICRFAEKALGRLGYLATTQSNPQQALAAFAAAPEAFDLIITDEMMPGMRGSDMLAQLRAIRPDIPVILYSGFAESQHKRPGADYSFDAFVMKPMVTSELAAAIREVLAKRKG, from the coding sequence ATGATGACGTCACCCGCCGAATTCAGTCCGGGCCGTACCGACATACTGATTGTCGACGACAACCCGGAAAACCTCAAGGTGCTGGGCGATTTCCTTGTCGAGCAGGGCTATCAGGTGCGCGCGGCGCGCGATGGGCGGCAGGCGCTGGCGAGTGTGCTCGCCCAGCCGCCGGCGCTGGTGCTGCTGGACATTCACATGCCTGTGCTCGACGGCTACGAGACGTGCAGGCAGATGAAGGCGATTGAAGGGTTCGAAGACACGCCGGTCATCTTCCTGAGTGCGCTGGGCGAGACCTTCAACAAGGTGAAAGCATTTGAGTGCGGCGGGTCCGACTACATGACCAAGCCCTTTGAGCTCGAAGAGGTGCGGGTGCGCGTGGCGAACCATCTCCAGTCGAGTCTGCTGCTGGCGGAGAGCAAGGCGGGCTTCCGGGCGAGCTTCGAGCAGTCGGCGGCGGGGATGGCCCATGTGCGGGTGGAGGGCGAACTGTTCGCGGTGAACCGCCGCCTGTGTGAAATGCTCGGCTACACGCGGGAAGAACTCCTGGCACGCGGGGTCGGCGAGTTGTTTGAGGATGCTTCGGCGGACTATATCCGGGGCTGCCTGAACGAACTACGGAACGGAGACTGCGAACGAACCGCCGCGGAAGTTCGCGCGCGCCGAAAGTCGGGCGAAGCGCTCTGGTGCAGGATTGCCATTTCTCTGGTTCAGATTTCGCCGGGTACGGCCCCCTATGTGGCCGCGCTTTTCGAGGATATTTCCGAGCGCAAGCGGGCGGAGGGCGATCGCTGGCGGCTGGCGGCCGCCCTTGAGCAGGCGCCGGACGCCATTGCTATTGTCGATCTGGACTGGAAAGTGGTGTATGCGAACGCCGCCTACCTGGGCGTCACGGGTCACGATCGCGATGAGGTACTTGGCGGCCTGCTACCCCTTGCGGACCCGCGGGCCAATGAGCATGCGGATGAAATTCGCGCCCTCGTCGGAACCGGAGGCGTCTGGCGGGGACGTGGACGGGGCGTCCGCAGGACGGGCGAGCGATTCACCGAAGAGCAGACCCTGGCGCCGCTTCGGGGGAGCGAGGGCGAGGTAATCAACTATGTGGCGATCCTCCGGGATATAACGCGGCAGGTCGGGCTGGAGGAGCAGCTCCGACAGTCGCAGAAGATGGAAGCGATTGGCACACTGGCGGCGGGCATCGCCCACGACTTCAACAATCTGCTGGCGGCGATCGGCGGGTTCACGGAGTTGGCCCTGGATGACGTTCCGGACGAGAGCGAGGCGGGTGTGTGTCTTCGCGAGGTGACCGGAGCCACGCGGCGGGCGACGGAACTGGTGCGGCAGATACTGGCGTTCGGGCGGCATTCGGAGTATACGATCCGGCCCGTGCTGATCCAGGATGTCGCCCGCGAAGTGCTCCGGCTGCTGCGGCGCACGATTCCGCCGCACATCGACATCCAGCCGGACGTGGACGACAGTTGCAGCCCGGTGCTGGCGGACGCGACGGCCATCCACCAGGTGATGATGAATCTGGGGACGAATGCTTTTCACGCGATGCAGGAATCGGGCGGTGTACTGGGGATTCGCGTGACCCAGGTGGACGTTGGCGCGGAAGCCATCCTGGGTAGTCCCGATCTCAACCCCGGACTTTATGTTCGCATCGATGTGAGCGACACGGGCCATGGCATGGACGAGCAGGTGCGCCAGCGGATCTTTGAACCTTACTTTACGACCAAGGAACGGGGCGACGGGACGGGTCTTGGTCTGGCGACGGTTCACGGGATTGTGGCGGAGCTCAGCGGCGCGATACATGTCTACAGCGAGCCCAACATGGGCTCCACTTTCTCCGTGTTGCTGCCCGCGAATCCCCAGGCGACCCACGGCGAGGGAGACGATTCCCGGAGCGGTCGCGAGATCGGCGGTGGCGAGCGCATCTTGTTTATTGACGACGAGCACACCATTTGCCGGTTCGCCGAGAAAGCACTGGGACGCCTGGGTTATCTCGCGACAACGCAATCGAATCCGCAGCAGGCGCTGGCGGCTTTTGCCGCGGCCCCCGAAGCTTTTGACCTGATTATTACGGACGAGATGATGCCGGGAATGCGCGGATCGGATATGCTGGCGCAGCTCCGGGCCATTCGCCCCGATATTCCGGTCATTCTCTACAGCGGCTTTGCGGAATCGCAACACAAACGGCCCGGCGCGGACTATTCTTTTGACGCCTTTGTGATGAAACCGATGGTCACATCGGAGCTGGCGGCGGCGATCCGGGAGGTGCTGGCGAAGCGGAAGGGATGA
- a CDS encoding DUF1501 domain-containing protein has product MDPLQTYILQQTRRQFLGRTAKGIGTMALASLLDPGLLSAGASTPERWTGVTNPTHHPAKAKRIIYLYMAGGPSHLETFDYKPALRQLDGQPMPESFTKGEQLAQLQGAELKCMGSQFEFARYGKSGQEISTLLPNIATLADDMCIIRSMKTDQINHDPAHTFMNSGTAISGRPSMGSWLLYGLGSECENLPGFIVLTSLGKGRSPQPLSSRQWHSGFLPSKFQGVKFQSTGDPVHFVSNPPGISPGQQRDIVDSVNALNTIHDAHVDEGEIATRISQYELAFRMQTSVPDLVDISDEPQHILDAYGTQGADGTFAFNCLLARRMAERGVRFIQLYHRDWDHHNDLKHFMQGCANDVDKATAALVNDLKQRGMLEDTIIVWGGEFGRTPMVQGNKGGPGRDHHMNGFSIWMAGGGIKGGITHGETDELGYKSVKDIVTVHDFHATLLHQMGIDHKRLTFRFQGRDFRLTDVFGNVVEPILA; this is encoded by the coding sequence ATGGACCCTTTACAGACCTACATCCTCCAGCAAACCCGACGCCAGTTCCTCGGCCGCACCGCCAAAGGCATCGGCACCATGGCGTTGGCCTCGCTCCTGGACCCCGGCCTGCTTTCGGCAGGCGCGTCCACACCAGAGCGCTGGACGGGCGTCACCAACCCGACGCACCATCCTGCGAAGGCCAAGCGCATCATCTACCTCTACATGGCCGGTGGACCCTCCCATCTCGAAACCTTCGACTACAAACCCGCGCTCCGGCAGCTCGACGGCCAGCCTATGCCCGAGTCTTTCACCAAAGGTGAGCAACTGGCCCAGTTGCAGGGCGCCGAACTCAAGTGCATGGGCTCCCAGTTCGAGTTCGCACGCTACGGCAAGTCGGGCCAGGAAATCTCTACCCTGCTGCCCAACATCGCCACGCTCGCGGACGACATGTGCATCATCCGCTCCATGAAGACCGATCAGATCAATCACGACCCCGCCCACACCTTCATGAACTCCGGTACCGCCATCTCCGGTCGCCCAAGCATGGGCTCCTGGTTGCTCTATGGCCTCGGCAGCGAATGCGAAAACCTCCCCGGCTTTATCGTGCTGACTTCCCTCGGCAAAGGCCGCAGTCCCCAGCCGCTGTCATCCCGCCAGTGGCATAGCGGCTTCCTGCCCAGCAAATTCCAGGGCGTGAAGTTCCAGTCCACCGGCGACCCCGTTCACTTCGTCAGCAACCCTCCCGGTATCTCCCCCGGCCAACAGCGCGATATCGTCGATTCGGTCAATGCCCTCAACACCATCCACGACGCCCATGTGGACGAGGGAGAGATCGCCACGCGCATCAGCCAGTACGAACTCGCCTTCCGCATGCAGACGAGCGTGCCCGATCTCGTCGATATCTCCGACGAGCCCCAGCACATACTCGACGCCTACGGAACGCAAGGCGCTGACGGCACCTTCGCCTTCAACTGCCTCCTCGCGCGGCGCATGGCCGAGCGGGGCGTGCGCTTCATCCAGCTCTACCACCGCGACTGGGATCACCACAACGACCTGAAGCACTTCATGCAGGGCTGCGCGAATGACGTGGACAAGGCTACCGCCGCCCTCGTCAACGATCTGAAGCAGCGCGGCATGCTCGAAGACACCATCATTGTCTGGGGCGGCGAATTCGGCCGCACGCCCATGGTACAGGGCAACAAAGGTGGACCCGGCCGCGACCACCACATGAACGGCTTCTCCATCTGGATGGCCGGCGGTGGCATCAAAGGCGGCATCACCCACGGCGAGACCGACGAACTGGGCTACAAATCCGTGAAGGACATCGTGACCGTCCACGACTTCCACGCCACCCTGCTCCACCAGATGGGCATCGACCACAAAAGGCTCACTTTCCGATTCCAGGGAAGGGATTTCCGCCTGACCGACGTCTTCGGAAATGTCGTCGAGCCAATTCTGGCGTAG
- a CDS encoding DUF1553 domain-containing protein, with protein sequence MLQARGRGTHVLKAVRSNILIAALLALSALAHAEDPLPERVEFNRHIRPILSDKCFQCHGPDRNMRKAGLRLDLRAEATVDREGLRAIAPGDTGASEVIARIITDDPDDKMPPADSNRHVSPRELELLKRWIAQGAEYEPHWSYIKPKAASTPTVKAAAWSRNPIDTFILANLEKEGLKPAPEATRETLIRRLYFDLLGIPPTPSEVQSFLLDNSPQAYESLVDRLLASPHFGERLAVYWLDLVRYADTVGYHGDQVRGVAPYRDYVIKAFNDNMPFDQFTREQLAGDLLPEPTEAQRIATGYNRLNMVTREGGAQEQDYVVRYAADRTRTTASVWLGSSLGCAQCHDHKFDPFTIRDFYRFGAFFSDIKEMGVQNEGGNEGPFPPYLVFPNAQEKPEHDAILQRIADLKTALATAPPAVAPPVSTEGAPPTPGREDLEKQLKEAEKKKFSFEQNIYTSVITETMEPRTVRVLPRGNWMDESGEVVEPGVPEFLGGLWLNGARPTRLDLANWLTDRENPLTARVFANRLWKLYFGTGISRVLDDLGSQGEWPKHPELLDYLAIEFMDSGWDIKHLARLMVTSSAYRQSSMADAVLKERDPANRLLARQSRFRIEAEFVRDNALKVSGLLSPAMGGPAAKPYQPAGYYKELNFPTREYEPSTGQDLYRRGVYTHWQRTYLHPSLLAFDAPTREECTAERTISNSPQQALTLMNDPIYVEAARVFAERILAEGGDTTADRVRWAWNEALSRAPRPEEAQILADLYEKHLAQFASDPASAASFLEVGEKPTPEGMDPIQLAAWSSVSRTILNTHEMIYRY encoded by the coding sequence ATGCTACAGGCACGAGGTCGAGGAACCCATGTTTTGAAAGCTGTACGATCCAACATTCTCATTGCCGCGCTGCTTGCGCTCTCGGCACTCGCGCACGCGGAAGATCCCCTGCCCGAACGCGTGGAATTCAACCGCCATATTCGCCCCATCCTCTCCGATAAATGCTTCCAATGCCACGGCCCGGATAGGAACATGCGCAAGGCCGGGCTTCGACTGGACCTGCGCGCAGAAGCGACCGTGGATCGAGAGGGACTCCGTGCCATTGCGCCGGGCGACACAGGGGCCAGCGAGGTCATTGCGCGTATCATAACCGACGATCCCGACGACAAGATGCCGCCCGCAGATTCCAACCGCCACGTTTCACCCCGCGAACTGGAACTGCTCAAACGCTGGATCGCCCAGGGTGCGGAATACGAGCCCCACTGGTCCTATATCAAGCCGAAAGCCGCTTCGACCCCGACCGTCAAGGCCGCCGCATGGTCGCGCAACCCAATCGACACGTTTATCCTCGCAAACCTGGAAAAGGAAGGCCTCAAGCCCGCGCCTGAAGCCACCCGCGAAACCCTGATCCGCCGCCTCTATTTCGACCTCCTCGGTATACCGCCCACACCTTCCGAGGTCCAGTCCTTTCTCCTCGACAACTCGCCCCAGGCCTATGAGTCCCTGGTGGACCGGCTCCTCGCCTCGCCCCACTTCGGAGAGCGCCTCGCCGTCTACTGGCTGGATCTCGTGCGCTACGCCGACACCGTCGGCTATCACGGCGACCAGGTGCGCGGCGTTGCGCCCTACCGCGATTATGTGATTAAAGCCTTCAACGACAACATGCCCTTCGATCAGTTCACCCGCGAGCAACTCGCCGGCGATCTGCTGCCGGAGCCCACGGAAGCCCAGCGTATCGCCACGGGTTACAACCGCCTCAATATGGTGACCCGCGAGGGCGGCGCGCAGGAGCAGGACTACGTCGTGCGCTATGCGGCGGATCGTACGCGCACCACCGCCTCCGTCTGGCTCGGTTCCTCTCTCGGCTGCGCCCAGTGCCACGACCACAAGTTCGACCCCTTCACCATTCGGGATTTCTATCGCTTCGGCGCCTTTTTTTCCGATATCAAGGAGATGGGTGTCCAGAATGAAGGCGGAAACGAGGGTCCCTTCCCGCCCTACCTCGTGTTTCCCAATGCCCAGGAAAAACCCGAGCACGACGCCATCCTGCAGCGCATCGCCGATCTGAAGACCGCCCTTGCCACGGCGCCTCCCGCCGTGGCTCCTCCGGTCTCCACCGAAGGCGCACCCCCGACTCCAGGCCGCGAAGATCTGGAAAAGCAACTCAAGGAAGCGGAAAAGAAGAAATTCAGCTTCGAGCAGAACATCTACACTTCAGTGATTACCGAGACCATGGAGCCGCGCACCGTCCGCGTGTTGCCTCGCGGCAACTGGATGGATGAGTCCGGCGAAGTGGTGGAGCCGGGTGTGCCCGAATTTCTCGGCGGACTCTGGCTCAATGGCGCGCGACCCACGCGCCTCGATCTGGCCAACTGGCTCACCGATCGCGAGAACCCCCTGACGGCCCGAGTCTTTGCGAATCGACTGTGGAAGCTCTACTTCGGCACCGGCATCTCCCGCGTGCTGGACGATCTGGGCTCGCAAGGCGAGTGGCCGAAGCATCCGGAGTTGCTGGACTATCTCGCCATCGAGTTCATGGACAGCGGCTGGGATATCAAGCACCTTGCACGACTGATGGTGACCAGCAGCGCCTACCGACAGTCCTCCATGGCCGACGCAGTCCTCAAAGAGCGCGACCCCGCCAATCGTCTCCTCGCGCGACAGTCCCGCTTCCGGATTGAGGCCGAGTTCGTGCGCGACAACGCCCTCAAGGTCAGCGGACTGCTCTCGCCCGCCATGGGCGGTCCGGCGGCGAAGCCCTACCAGCCGGCAGGTTACTACAAAGAACTGAATTTCCCCACGCGGGAATACGAGCCCAGCACGGGGCAGGACTTGTACCGCCGCGGCGTCTACACCCACTGGCAACGGACCTACCTGCACCCGAGCCTGCTCGCCTTCGACGCGCCGACTCGGGAGGAGTGCACCGCCGAGCGCACCATCTCCAATTCCCCCCAGCAGGCCCTGACCCTCATGAACGATCCCATCTACGTCGAAGCCGCGCGGGTCTTCGCCGAGCGCATCCTGGCGGAGGGCGGCGACACCACCGCTGATCGCGTTCGTTGGGCGTGGAACGAGGCCCTGTCGCGCGCGCCGCGACCGGAGGAGGCGCAGATTCTGGCCGACCTCTATGAGAAGCATCTCGCCCAGTTCGCCAGCGACCCGGCCTCCGCCGCAAGCTTCCTGGAAGTGGGGGAGAAGCCCACCCCGGAAGGCATGGACCCGATACAGCTCGCCGCCTGGAGTTCGGTAAGCCGGACAATACTGAATACCCACGAGATGATTTATCGATATTGA
- the fdhA gene encoding formaldehyde dehydrogenase, glutathione-independent, with the protein MASNRGVAYIKPGVVEVQSIDFPTLAIGTRKCNHGVILKIVSTNICGSDQHMVRGRTTAPEGLVLGHEITGEVIECGGDVEFIKKGDIVSVPFNIACGRCRNCKEGKTGICLNVNPARPGAAYGYVDMGGWVGGQAEYVMVPYADFNLLKFPDRDQAMAKIRDLTLLSDIFPTGYHGAVTAGVGPGTIVYVAGAGPVGLACAASCHLLGAAVVIVGDMIDERLAQARSFGCETIDLKKSASLAEQIEQIVGVPEVDAAVDCVGFEARGHGSGHVKEQPATVLNAVMEVTRAGGAIGVPGLYVTGDPGGIDDNAKVGNLSIRIGLGWAKSHCFCTGQCPVMKYHRQLMQCILYDKIQIAKAVNVQTISLDEAPKGYQDFDKGAATKFVIDPHKMIA; encoded by the coding sequence ATGGCAAGCAACAGAGGCGTGGCCTACATTAAGCCAGGGGTCGTGGAAGTCCAGAGCATCGACTTTCCCACACTGGCCATTGGCACTAGAAAATGCAATCACGGCGTTATTCTCAAGATAGTGTCGACCAACATTTGCGGCAGCGACCAGCACATGGTCCGCGGACGCACGACCGCGCCGGAGGGCCTCGTGCTTGGTCACGAGATCACCGGCGAGGTGATCGAATGCGGTGGTGATGTGGAATTTATCAAGAAAGGCGATATCGTCTCCGTGCCCTTCAACATCGCATGCGGGCGCTGTCGCAACTGCAAGGAAGGCAAGACCGGCATCTGCCTTAACGTTAACCCTGCGCGCCCCGGCGCGGCTTACGGATATGTGGACATGGGCGGATGGGTGGGAGGCCAGGCGGAATACGTCATGGTGCCCTATGCCGACTTCAACCTCTTGAAATTCCCCGACCGCGACCAGGCCATGGCGAAGATCAGAGATTTGACGCTCCTGTCGGATATCTTCCCAACCGGCTACCACGGCGCCGTTACCGCCGGTGTGGGACCAGGCACCATCGTGTATGTCGCCGGTGCGGGGCCCGTGGGTCTCGCCTGCGCCGCCTCCTGTCATCTTCTCGGTGCGGCGGTGGTTATCGTTGGCGACATGATTGATGAACGCCTCGCCCAGGCCCGCAGCTTCGGATGCGAAACGATCGATCTGAAGAAGAGCGCCAGCCTCGCGGAGCAAATCGAGCAGATCGTCGGTGTGCCCGAAGTGGACGCCGCTGTGGATTGCGTGGGCTTCGAAGCGCGCGGCCACGGCTCCGGCCACGTAAAAGAGCAACCCGCCACCGTCTTGAACGCCGTGATGGAAGTGACCCGCGCCGGCGGCGCCATCGGCGTCCCCGGCCTCTATGTCACCGGCGATCCCGGCGGCATCGACGACAACGCCAAGGTGGGTAACCTCAGCATTCGCATCGGTCTCGGCTGGGCCAAATCCCACTGCTTCTGCACGGGCCAGTGCCCCGTCATGAAATACCACCGTCAGCTCATGCAGTGCATCCTGTACGACAAGATTCAGATCGCCAAAGCCGTCAATGTACAAACCATTTCCCTGGATGAGGCCCCCAAAGGCTACCAGGACTTCGACAAGGGCGCGGCCACGAAATTCGTGATCGATCCCCACAAAATGATCGCATAA
- a CDS encoding aquaporin translates to MRAYLSEALGTFVLVFVGTGAVIANGYSDGAVTLLGISVAFGLVVLAMVYALGDISGAHINPAVTLGLWLAGRVSPAIVLPYIVSQCLGAIAASLLLRIIFGMDYGLGATAPSQSAFQAFAMEGVTTFILMLVILCVTVGAKEKGITAGLVIGAVVTFDIIIAGPISGASMNPARSLGPALAAFNLGSLWLYILAPCLGASAAALVGRALHPAAEDAAEEGAEEEYA, encoded by the coding sequence GTGAGAGCGTATCTATCCGAAGCGCTGGGCACTTTCGTGCTGGTTTTTGTCGGCACGGGTGCCGTGATTGCCAATGGCTACAGTGACGGCGCGGTGACCCTCCTCGGTATATCCGTCGCCTTCGGCCTCGTGGTCCTCGCCATGGTCTATGCCCTTGGCGATATCTCCGGAGCCCACATCAATCCGGCCGTCACCCTCGGCCTATGGCTCGCCGGACGGGTTTCGCCCGCCATTGTCCTGCCCTACATCGTCAGCCAGTGCCTGGGCGCCATAGCGGCCAGCCTCCTCCTGCGCATCATATTCGGCATGGACTACGGACTCGGCGCAACCGCGCCGTCCCAGTCCGCCTTCCAGGCCTTCGCCATGGAGGGCGTGACCACCTTCATCCTCATGCTCGTGATCCTCTGCGTCACGGTTGGCGCGAAGGAAAAAGGCATCACGGCGGGCCTCGTCATCGGGGCGGTCGTCACCTTCGATATCATCATCGCCGGACCCATTTCCGGCGCTTCCATGAATCCCGCCCGATCCCTGGGACCCGCCCTCGCGGCCTTCAATCTGGGCAGCTTGTGGCTCTATATCCTTGCGCCGTGCCTGGGGGCCTCTGCCGCAGCGCTGGTGGGTCGAGCGCTGCATCCTGCGGCGGAAGACGCGGCTGAGGAAGGGGCGGAGGAAGAGTACGCGTGA
- a CDS encoding DUF1553 domain-containing protein: MVVREQYHDTPRSLALACGTFRTALLAGAMCLAPWGVVPHAAPIAEQAASAESERFFETEIRPVLSERCYACHGPAQALGGIRLDESPGPSAESMRAMLQPGANAAHPPTSLPTAELELLLEWTSRGAPRPAPAKRSYQRLSMDELVAVTRENHWAFRPVQNAAPPAVGNGAWVQSPVDTFILASLEKVGLAPSAEASRAALIRRAYHDLLGLPPTQAEIVAFESDPSPTAYADLIDRLLASPRFGERWGRHWLDVARYSDTKGSAFAEERLFPFAHTYRDYVIRAFNEDLPYDRFIVEQLAADKLPLGDDKRALAALGFLTLGRTFGGQIHDRMDDRIDVVTRGLLALTVSCARCHDHKFDPIPTADYYSLYGIFRSSREPAELPLIGEPDMESPSYKEYLQGLAELETALARDEAAAVNNPALQGKLGQRRAAVEKFKNTHPGRPDRAMALEDAPALFDPAIFLRGDPNRPGDAVPRRFPAVLERGERSAYTADSGRLDLARAIASRENPLTARVFANRVWMHLFDKPLAGTPSDFGLQGEAPTHPELLDHLAWSFMEHGWSVKHLIRSIMLSSTYRQSSDVNKGGLALDPENKLLWRQNRRRLGFEAMRDHLLAASGNLDLRMGGIATNITLPPYSNRRTIYAEVDREALPAMFRIFDFATPTTHTPARFETTVPQQALYLMNNPFVAEQARHAAARPEVLKETSPPERVRALYRALLNREALAREVELGVQFVAGQDVAETHVPEREAPRWLYGYGRLDETRSRVAAFTELPHWTGEAFQGDAKLPGATLGWAMLNRLGGRPGDPQHAVIRRWISPVVSKVAVVGELYHYSSAGDGVKGYIVSSRSGVLWQGEVQDGMLPTVADESEIRAGDTIDLVVECKKNEQEDLFRWHPRIYLTGDNASQFARQDWISRFDFEGPPPAPPIPLQPWEQYAQVLLMSNEFIFVD; this comes from the coding sequence ATGGTAGTGAGAGAGCAATACCACGATACCCCCCGCAGCCTTGCGTTGGCCTGTGGTACGTTTCGGACGGCGCTGTTGGCGGGCGCGATGTGCCTGGCCCCCTGGGGCGTGGTCCCCCATGCGGCGCCGATTGCGGAGCAGGCCGCGTCGGCGGAGAGCGAACGGTTCTTCGAGACGGAGATTCGTCCGGTGCTGTCTGAGCGGTGCTATGCCTGCCATGGCCCCGCCCAGGCTCTCGGTGGAATCCGCCTCGACGAATCGCCCGGTCCGTCCGCTGAATCGATGCGGGCGATGCTCCAACCAGGTGCGAATGCCGCCCATCCCCCGACGTCGCTTCCGACGGCGGAGCTGGAATTGCTGCTGGAGTGGACGAGTCGGGGCGCGCCTCGACCGGCGCCAGCCAAGCGCAGTTATCAACGTCTCTCCATGGATGAGCTCGTCGCGGTGACCCGGGAAAATCACTGGGCGTTTCGACCGGTGCAAAATGCCGCGCCGCCCGCCGTGGGGAACGGCGCCTGGGTCCAGTCTCCCGTGGACACCTTCATTCTCGCATCCCTCGAAAAGGTCGGCCTCGCGCCCTCGGCGGAAGCTTCCCGCGCCGCGTTAATCCGGAGGGCCTACCACGATCTTCTTGGACTGCCCCCGACACAGGCGGAAATTGTCGCCTTCGAGAGCGACCCCTCCCCAACGGCCTACGCGGATTTGATTGATCGGCTGCTCGCGTCACCGCGATTTGGCGAACGCTGGGGGCGTCACTGGCTCGATGTGGCGCGCTACAGCGACACCAAAGGGTCGGCCTTTGCCGAAGAGCGGCTCTTTCCCTTCGCGCACACCTATCGGGACTACGTGATCCGGGCCTTCAACGAGGATCTGCCCTACGACCGGTTTATTGTCGAGCAACTGGCCGCCGACAAGTTACCCCTTGGGGACGACAAGCGCGCGCTGGCCGCGCTTGGCTTCCTGACGCTGGGGCGGACCTTTGGCGGCCAGATACACGACCGAATGGACGACCGGATCGATGTGGTGACGCGGGGGCTGCTGGCGCTCACGGTAAGTTGCGCGCGCTGCCACGATCATAAGTTCGATCCCATCCCCACGGCGGACTACTACTCGCTCTATGGCATCTTCCGCAGTTCACGAGAGCCTGCGGAACTGCCACTGATCGGTGAACCGGACATGGAGTCGCCCTCCTATAAGGAGTACCTTCAGGGACTCGCCGAGCTTGAGACGGCGCTGGCGCGGGATGAAGCGGCCGCGGTCAATAATCCGGCATTGCAGGGCAAACTAGGGCAACGCCGCGCGGCGGTTGAAAAGTTCAAGAACACCCACCCGGGCCGTCCGGATCGGGCCATGGCCCTGGAAGACGCGCCGGCGTTGTTTGACCCCGCGATCTTTCTGCGGGGCGATCCCAATCGCCCCGGCGACGCGGTTCCCCGGCGCTTTCCGGCGGTGCTGGAGCGTGGTGAACGCAGCGCGTATACGGCTGACAGCGGCCGCCTGGACCTGGCCCGGGCGATTGCGAGCCGGGAGAATCCGTTGACCGCACGGGTCTTTGCGAACCGGGTTTGGATGCACCTTTTCGATAAGCCGCTGGCGGGCACGCCGAGTGATTTCGGCCTTCAGGGCGAAGCGCCGACCCACCCGGAGTTGCTGGACCATCTCGCGTGGAGTTTCATGGAGCATGGCTGGTCCGTGAAGCACCTGATTCGCTCCATCATGCTTTCCAGCACGTATCGGCAGTCCAGCGACGTGAACAAAGGCGGGCTGGCTCTGGATCCCGAAAACAAGCTTCTGTGGCGACAGAACCGGCGTCGTCTTGGCTTCGAAGCGATGCGAGATCACCTGCTGGCGGCTTCGGGAAATCTTGACTTGCGCATGGGGGGCATCGCGACGAATATCACGCTACCCCCGTACAGCAACCGGCGCACGATCTACGCGGAGGTTGATCGCGAAGCGCTCCCGGCGATGTTCCGGATCTTCGATTTCGCCACGCCCACGACCCACACCCCGGCGCGCTTCGAGACCACGGTACCCCAGCAGGCCCTGTATCTGATGAATAATCCCTTTGTAGCGGAGCAGGCGCGACATGCGGCGGCTCGCCCCGAAGTGCTAAAGGAGACTTCGCCCCCGGAGCGGGTGCGTGCGCTCTACCGCGCGCTGTTGAATCGAGAAGCCCTCGCCCGTGAGGTCGAGCTTGGCGTACAGTTTGTGGCGGGGCAGGACGTGGCGGAAACGCATGTGCCGGAACGCGAGGCCCCCCGGTGGCTCTATGGCTATGGAAGGCTGGACGAGACCCGGAGCCGTGTGGCCGCGTTTACGGAGCTGCCCCACTGGACGGGGGAGGCGTTTCAGGGCGATGCGAAGCTCCCCGGTGCGACACTGGGCTGGGCCATGCTGAACCGGCTCGGCGGCCGACCGGGCGACCCGCAGCACGCGGTGATCCGCCGATGGATTTCGCCGGTAGTTTCCAAGGTGGCGGTGGTGGGCGAACTTTATCACTACTCCTCCGCGGGGGATGGCGTGAAGGGCTATATCGTCTCCAGCAGGAGCGGAGTATTGTGGCAGGGCGAGGTGCAGGATGGAATGCTGCCCACGGTGGCCGACGAGAGCGAGATCCGCGCGGGCGACACGATTGACCTCGTTGTCGAGTGCAAGAAAAACGAACAGGAGGACCTGTTCCGTTGGCATCCGCGGATCTACCTGACCGGGGACAATGCGAGCCAGTTCGCGCGGCAGGACTGGATCTCGCGATTTGATTTCGAGGGGCCACCACCCGCGCCGCCGATACCGCTGCAACCCTGGGAGCAGTACGCACAGGTGCTCCTGATGAGCAATGAGTTTATTTTTGTTGATTGA